In a genomic window of Nocardiopsis mwathae:
- a CDS encoding iron-siderophore ABC transporter substrate-binding protein encodes MSRKHALGAMLLTLTLALTACGGGQDASSGGDASGDGAFPVTIGHKFGETEITAEPEKVVTLGLSDQDAVLALGVKPVGAVDWFKEDPYGKWPWTKELWGDEAPEIVGERDEYNMEKIAALEPDVIIAQYSGMQQEQYDKLSEIAPVVAQPKDHPDYAAPWKEMAQRIGQALGRETEMDKLIEATDAKFAQVREEHPEFADETVIVADSFEPGVYSAFAATDPKALFFQELGFQLSDDVDDLVENDMNVAEFGSEKLDLLDSADRVVWVTSGEEADDRIKDEKLYQRLDVVKDGRDLFIPYEDPDIGAAFSFNTVLSIPYAVDETVPLLTADDR; translated from the coding sequence ATGTCCCGCAAGCACGCCCTCGGGGCGATGCTGCTCACCCTCACCCTGGCGCTGACCGCCTGCGGCGGCGGCCAGGACGCGTCGTCCGGCGGCGACGCCTCCGGCGACGGCGCCTTCCCGGTCACCATCGGGCACAAGTTCGGCGAGACCGAGATCACCGCCGAACCGGAGAAGGTCGTCACCCTCGGCCTGTCCGACCAGGACGCCGTGCTCGCCCTGGGCGTCAAGCCGGTCGGGGCCGTGGACTGGTTCAAGGAGGACCCCTACGGCAAGTGGCCCTGGACCAAGGAGCTGTGGGGCGACGAGGCCCCCGAGATCGTCGGCGAGCGCGACGAGTACAACATGGAGAAGATCGCGGCCCTGGAACCGGACGTGATCATCGCCCAGTACTCCGGCATGCAGCAGGAGCAGTACGACAAGCTCTCCGAGATCGCTCCCGTCGTCGCCCAGCCCAAGGACCACCCCGACTACGCGGCGCCCTGGAAGGAGATGGCGCAGCGGATCGGCCAGGCCCTGGGCCGGGAAACCGAGATGGACAAGCTGATCGAGGCGACCGACGCGAAGTTCGCCCAGGTCCGCGAGGAGCACCCGGAGTTCGCCGACGAGACCGTCATCGTCGCCGACAGCTTCGAGCCCGGCGTCTACTCCGCGTTCGCCGCGACCGACCCCAAGGCGCTCTTCTTCCAGGAACTGGGCTTCCAGCTCTCCGACGACGTCGACGACCTCGTCGAGAACGACATGAACGTGGCCGAGTTCGGTTCCGAGAAGCTCGACCTGCTCGACTCCGCCGACCGTGTGGTCTGGGTGACCTCCGGTGAGGAGGCCGACGACCGCATCAAGGACGAGAAGCTCTACCAGCGCCTCGACGTCGTCAAGGACGGCCGCGACCTGTTCATCCCCTACGAGGACCCCGACATCGGCGCCGCCTTCTCCTTCAACACCGTCCTGTCGATCCCCTACGCCGTCGACGAGACCGTTCCGCTGCTGACCGCCGACGACCGGTAG
- a CDS encoding lysine N(6)-hydroxylase/L-ornithine N(5)-oxygenase family protein produces MSLAIPDDGVPFYDLIGIGFGPSNLALAIAVTEHNGDADARVGERVESSALNGRRPGWVGGGVSEEPERAGSTDARVGERVESSALNGRGPGWVGGGVSEEPECANSRSGDALTSLFLERQPRFGWHRGMLIDDATMQVSFLKDLVTLRNPTSEFSFLNYLHSADRLVDFINHKNLFPLRVEFHDYLEWAAAKLSHLVSYSHDVRTVRPVTVDGVVEYFDVVAVPAGAASPEPAETVYRARNVVFGTGLRPSLPEGVTVSERVWHNRDLVPNVDRLAADGAEDPKRFVVVGAGQSAAEATAYLHRRFPSAEVYSVFSRYGYSPADDSPFANRIFDPDAVDDFYRAPAETKQRMMEYHGNTNYSVVDIELIDDLYRRSYQEKVLGRQRLHMLNLTRVTGITETADGVRATTESTSTGRTEVLDADIAVFATGYRPASPIGLLGELARECLRDAEGRLRVDRDYRVATTRAVGGGLYLQGGTEHTHGITSSLLSNVSVRSAEILRSVTARTPAALPRQPEVLGASG; encoded by the coding sequence ATGTCACTGGCAATTCCCGACGATGGGGTTCCCTTCTACGACCTCATCGGCATCGGCTTCGGCCCCTCCAACCTTGCGCTGGCGATCGCCGTCACGGAGCACAACGGGGACGCCGACGCGAGGGTGGGCGAGCGAGTGGAGTCGTCGGCCCTGAACGGCCGTAGGCCCGGGTGGGTCGGCGGCGGAGTGAGTGAGGAGCCCGAGCGCGCGGGGAGCACCGACGCGAGGGTGGGCGAGCGAGTGGAGTCGTCGGCCCTGAACGGCCGTGGGCCCGGGTGGGTCGGCGGCGGAGTGAGTGAGGAGCCCGAGTGCGCGAACAGCAGGTCGGGGGACGCCCTCACCTCGCTCTTCCTCGAACGGCAGCCGCGCTTCGGCTGGCACCGCGGCATGCTGATCGACGATGCGACCATGCAGGTCTCCTTCCTCAAGGACCTGGTCACCCTGCGCAACCCCACCAGCGAGTTCAGCTTCCTGAACTACCTGCACAGCGCGGACCGCCTGGTCGACTTCATCAACCACAAGAACCTGTTCCCCCTGCGCGTGGAGTTCCACGACTACCTCGAATGGGCCGCCGCCAAGCTCTCCCACCTCGTCTCCTACAGCCACGACGTGCGCACCGTGCGCCCCGTCACCGTGGACGGGGTGGTCGAGTACTTCGACGTCGTCGCCGTGCCCGCCGGCGCCGCCTCCCCGGAACCCGCGGAGACCGTCTACCGCGCCCGCAACGTGGTCTTCGGCACCGGCCTGCGGCCCTCCCTCCCCGAGGGTGTCACCGTCTCCGAGCGCGTCTGGCACAACCGCGACCTGGTCCCCAACGTCGACCGGCTCGCCGCGGACGGCGCAGAGGACCCCAAGCGCTTCGTCGTCGTCGGAGCCGGGCAAAGCGCCGCCGAGGCCACCGCCTACCTCCACCGGCGCTTCCCCTCCGCCGAGGTCTACTCCGTCTTCTCCCGTTACGGCTACAGCCCCGCCGACGACTCCCCGTTCGCCAACCGCATCTTCGACCCGGACGCCGTCGACGACTTCTACCGGGCGCCGGCCGAGACCAAGCAGCGGATGATGGAGTACCACGGCAACACCAACTACTCCGTGGTCGACATCGAACTCATCGACGACCTCTACCGCCGCAGCTACCAGGAGAAGGTCCTCGGGCGGCAGCGCCTGCACATGCTCAACCTCACCCGCGTGACCGGCATCACCGAGACGGCGGACGGAGTGCGGGCCACCACCGAGTCGACCAGCACCGGCAGGACCGAGGTGCTCGACGCCGACATCGCCGTCTTCGCCACCGGCTACCGCCCGGCCTCCCCGATCGGCCTGCTGGGCGAGCTGGCCCGCGAATGCCTCCGCGACGCCGAGGGGCGGCTGCGCGTGGACCGCGACTACCGCGTGGCCACCACCCGCGCCGTCGGCGGCGGCCTCTACCTGCAGGGCGGCACCGAGCACACGCACGGCATCACCTCCTCCCTGCTCTCCAACGTGTCGGTCCGCTCCGCGGAGATCCTCCGGTCGGTCACCGCACGCACTCCGGCCGCGCTCCCCCGTCAGCCGGAGGTGCTCGGGGCCTCCGGCTGA
- a CDS encoding methionyl-tRNA formyltransferase, with amino-acid sequence MRVVMFGYQTWGHRTLQALLDSDHEVALVVTHPKSDHAYERIWSDSVADLAEEHGIPVLLRNRPDDEELLDAVKRAEPDIIVANNWRTWIPPRIYDLPRHGTLNVHDSLLPAYAGFSPIIWALINGEKEVGVTAHLMNEALDAGDIVRQLAVEVGPKDTAADLVAKTVDLITPIVTEALDLIDSGRTDWQRQDRSQASFFHKRSIEDSRIDWTWPAEDLERLVRAQCDPYPNAFTHYKGERIRIVEADVSEKCYGGTPGRVFIPEGDGVVITAGADARTGRNRGLVIKRVRTDDGSEHTALDYFRRMGGYLTAHP; translated from the coding sequence ATGCGGGTCGTCATGTTCGGTTACCAGACCTGGGGGCACCGCACGCTCCAGGCGCTCCTGGACTCCGACCACGAGGTGGCCCTGGTCGTCACGCACCCCAAGAGCGACCACGCCTACGAGCGGATCTGGAGCGACTCGGTAGCCGATCTGGCCGAGGAGCACGGCATCCCGGTGCTGCTGCGCAACCGGCCCGATGACGAGGAGCTGCTGGACGCCGTCAAGCGGGCCGAGCCCGACATCATCGTCGCCAACAACTGGCGGACCTGGATCCCGCCGCGCATCTACGACCTCCCGCGGCACGGGACGCTCAACGTCCACGACTCCCTTCTCCCCGCCTACGCGGGCTTCTCCCCCATCATCTGGGCGCTGATCAACGGGGAGAAGGAGGTCGGCGTCACCGCACACCTGATGAACGAGGCCCTCGACGCGGGTGACATCGTCCGGCAACTCGCGGTCGAGGTCGGACCGAAGGACACCGCCGCCGACCTCGTCGCCAAGACCGTGGACCTCATCACACCGATCGTGACCGAGGCGCTGGACCTGATCGACTCCGGCCGCACCGACTGGCAGCGGCAGGACCGGTCCCAGGCCAGCTTCTTCCACAAGCGGTCCATCGAGGACAGCCGCATCGACTGGACCTGGCCCGCCGAGGACCTGGAACGGCTCGTCCGCGCCCAGTGCGACCCGTATCCCAACGCGTTCACGCACTACAAGGGCGAGCGGATCCGGATCGTGGAGGCCGACGTCTCGGAGAAGTGCTACGGCGGCACCCCCGGGCGCGTCTTCATCCCCGAGGGCGACGGCGTGGTGATCACCGCGGGCGCCGACGCCCGCACCGGCCGCAACCGCGGCCTGGTCATCAAGCGCGTCCGCACCGACGACGGCTCCGAGCACACCGCACTGGACTACTTCCGCAGGATGGGCGGCTACCTCACCGCCCACCCCTAG
- a CDS encoding D-arabinono-1,4-lactone oxidase, producing the protein MERRRRNWAGNLTFRAERIHRPSSLAELRRLVAHAPRIRALGTAHSFSDVADGPGDLVCFDRLPGAIEVDGERSAVRVGAGVRYADLGRVLHEKGLALPNLGSLPHISVVGSCATATHGSGDGCGGLATAVREIEMVTADGDLAVLRRGASGASPGADAFSGAVVSLGALGVVVRATLDTVPAFDMRQYVYEGLPADALDDHFTEITSSGYSVSLFTTWRGPVIDRVWVKRRVDGGGRPAPPGPERFGAQPADGPRHPVAGLSSVHCTEQLGVRGPWFERLPHFRPDATPSSGEELQAEYLVPRRHAVDVFRALDAVRDRIAPAVQVSEIRTVAADDLWLSPAYRRDTVAFHFTWVADAAAVLPVMALVEERLEPFAARPHWGKLFTVPPRVLRPLYERLPDFQRLAHHYDPAGKFRNGFLDRHLLGEA; encoded by the coding sequence ATGGAGCGGCGACGCAGGAACTGGGCGGGGAACCTCACCTTCCGGGCGGAGCGCATCCACCGGCCCTCCTCCCTGGCGGAGCTGCGGCGCCTGGTCGCCCACGCACCCCGGATCCGCGCGCTCGGCACCGCGCACTCGTTCAGCGACGTCGCCGACGGCCCCGGGGACCTGGTCTGCTTCGACCGCCTTCCGGGCGCGATCGAGGTCGACGGCGAGCGTTCCGCCGTCCGCGTCGGTGCGGGGGTGCGCTACGCGGACCTGGGGCGGGTGCTGCACGAGAAGGGGCTCGCCCTGCCCAACCTCGGCTCCCTGCCGCACATCTCGGTGGTGGGATCGTGTGCGACCGCGACGCACGGTTCGGGGGACGGCTGCGGCGGTCTCGCCACGGCCGTGCGGGAGATCGAGATGGTGACCGCCGACGGGGACCTCGCGGTCCTCCGCCGCGGCGCCTCGGGCGCCTCCCCCGGCGCCGACGCCTTCTCCGGGGCGGTCGTCTCCCTCGGCGCGCTGGGTGTCGTCGTCCGGGCGACACTGGACACCGTGCCCGCCTTCGACATGCGGCAGTACGTGTACGAGGGGCTTCCGGCCGATGCCCTCGACGACCACTTCACCGAGATCACCTCCAGCGGGTACAGCGTCAGCCTGTTCACCACCTGGCGCGGTCCGGTGATCGACCGGGTGTGGGTGAAGCGGCGCGTCGACGGCGGTGGGCGCCCGGCCCCACCCGGCCCGGAGCGGTTCGGTGCGCAGCCCGCCGACGGCCCGCGCCACCCGGTCGCGGGGCTGTCGAGCGTCCACTGCACCGAGCAGCTCGGGGTGCGCGGCCCCTGGTTCGAGCGGCTGCCGCATTTCCGACCCGACGCCACCCCCAGCAGCGGGGAGGAGCTGCAGGCCGAGTACCTGGTGCCGCGTCGGCACGCCGTCGACGTGTTCCGGGCGCTGGACGCCGTCCGCGATCGTATCGCCCCGGCCGTGCAGGTCAGCGAGATCCGCACGGTCGCCGCCGACGACCTGTGGCTGAGCCCGGCCTACCGGCGCGACACCGTCGCCTTCCACTTCACCTGGGTGGCCGACGCCGCGGCGGTGCTGCCGGTGATGGCGCTCGTCGAGGAGCGGCTGGAGCCCTTCGCCGCACGTCCGCACTGGGGAAAGCTGTTCACGGTTCCCCCGCGGGTGCTGCGCCCGCTGTATGAGCGGCTGCCCGACTTCCAGCGCCTCGCGCACCACTACGATCCGGCCGGTAAGTTCCGCAACGGCTTCCTCGACCGCCATCTCCTGGGCGAGGCCTGA
- a CDS encoding SHOCT domain-containing protein, whose amino-acid sequence MNAWCEVMGMSWGHGLMQASTWVFWSLVIVGFVLLVRYAVRESRGDAARTWRKAAEQTLGERFARGEIDTYEYRERLSELRSAMGRDSP is encoded by the coding sequence ATGAACGCATGGTGTGAGGTGATGGGCATGTCCTGGGGCCACGGTCTCATGCAGGCGAGCACGTGGGTGTTCTGGTCCCTCGTCATCGTGGGCTTCGTGCTGCTGGTGCGCTACGCCGTCCGTGAGAGCCGCGGGGATGCCGCGCGAACGTGGCGGAAGGCGGCCGAGCAGACGCTGGGTGAGAGGTTCGCCCGCGGTGAGATCGACACCTACGAGTACCGCGAGCGGCTGAGCGAGCTGCGCTCGGCGATGGGTCGGGACTCGCCCTGA
- a CDS encoding DUF2293 domain-containing protein — MRNVQRDDLGDDLHTTRLGLRVSSTAREAVTRSGAVAPVDVLSGIGWLPAHRIDAWRQGRATHLAEFAQVAPDKLARAVALLGAWAREQGLAPEEAPYTAATRDRRALRFTADGDEATELAYRTHWVAPDLTAAQRRRVDTRREAAPDLMVVIADRPWVCAECGEGGERGEDSGAAVGAAGLLLLEGEQTVCLRCADMDHLVLLPSGNATLTRRAKKASSLSAVVTQWDRRRKRYRRRGILVAETALERAEEQCLADADLRARRRERDAVRRAEQDVDLQARISREILRQFPGCPEDRSDRIARHTAARGSGRVGRSAAGREVDPGAVRRAVVAAVRHEDTDYDRMLMSGVAREDARALIAATIDRVLAAWSPSA; from the coding sequence GTGCGGAATGTGCAGCGGGACGACCTCGGCGACGACCTTCACACCACCCGGCTCGGGCTGCGTGTGTCCAGCACGGCCCGAGAGGCGGTGACCCGGTCCGGCGCCGTCGCGCCGGTCGACGTCCTCAGCGGGATCGGCTGGCTGCCCGCGCACCGAATCGACGCTTGGCGCCAGGGCAGGGCCACCCATCTGGCCGAGTTCGCGCAGGTGGCGCCGGACAAACTCGCGCGTGCCGTCGCGCTGCTGGGTGCCTGGGCACGGGAGCAGGGACTGGCCCCGGAGGAGGCGCCGTACACCGCCGCCACCCGCGACCGCCGTGCCCTGCGTTTCACCGCCGACGGCGACGAGGCGACGGAACTCGCCTACCGCACCCACTGGGTCGCCCCGGACCTGACCGCGGCGCAGCGCAGGCGCGTCGACACCAGGCGGGAGGCCGCCCCCGATCTCATGGTCGTCATCGCGGACCGGCCCTGGGTCTGCGCCGAGTGCGGCGAGGGCGGGGAGCGCGGGGAGGACAGCGGTGCGGCGGTCGGTGCCGCCGGCCTCCTCCTGCTGGAAGGCGAGCAGACGGTCTGCCTGCGCTGCGCGGACATGGACCACCTCGTCCTGCTGCCCTCCGGCAACGCCACACTCACCCGCCGGGCCAAGAAGGCCAGCTCGCTTTCGGCCGTGGTCACCCAGTGGGACCGCCGCCGCAAGCGCTACCGGCGCCGCGGCATCCTCGTGGCGGAGACCGCCCTGGAGCGGGCCGAAGAGCAGTGCCTGGCCGACGCCGACCTGCGGGCACGGCGCCGCGAGCGGGACGCCGTCCGCCGCGCGGAGCAGGACGTCGACCTGCAGGCGCGCATCAGTCGGGAGATCCTTCGGCAGTTCCCCGGCTGCCCCGAGGACCGCTCCGACCGCATCGCCCGGCACACCGCGGCCCGCGGCAGCGGCCGCGTCGGTCGGTCCGCCGCGGGCCGGGAGGTCGACCCCGGCGCGGTCCGGCGTGCCGTCGTCGCCGCGGTGCGCCACGAGGACACCGACTACGACCGGATGCTCATGTCCGGTGTCGCCCGCGAGGATGCCCGCGCGCTCATCGCCGCGACCATCGACCGGGTGCTCGCCGCCTGGTCACCCTCGGCCTGA
- a CDS encoding DoxX family protein has product MDIVVLIGRILFVVIFLASAAGHLTQPKAMAGYAQSKGIPVPTFAVFASGIVMLLGGLSILLGIWPDLGALLLVIFLVPTALLMHSFWQESEPDARQNEMIQFNKDISLAGASLMLFAFFAATPTLGLTITGPLFIIV; this is encoded by the coding sequence ATGGACATCGTGGTGCTCATCGGGCGCATTCTCTTCGTGGTCATCTTTCTGGCCTCAGCGGCCGGCCACCTGACACAGCCCAAGGCGATGGCGGGCTACGCCCAGTCCAAGGGCATTCCCGTCCCCACATTCGCCGTGTTCGCCAGCGGCATCGTGATGCTCCTCGGCGGACTCAGCATTCTGCTGGGGATCTGGCCCGACCTCGGGGCGCTGCTGCTCGTGATCTTCCTCGTGCCGACCGCCCTGCTCATGCACTCCTTCTGGCAGGAGAGCGAACCCGACGCGCGGCAGAACGAGATGATCCAGTTCAACAAGGACATCTCACTGGCCGGTGCCTCGCTGATGCTGTTCGCCTTCTTCGCCGCCACACCCACGCTCGGCCTGACGATCACCGGCCCGCTCTTCATCATCGTCTGA
- a CDS encoding DUF11 domain-containing protein, which translates to MKTVQTMYAIPGPRGELDLEAEQRDEVRPLRTGRVMMRGWGTLWVPREVTHGGVETVVRGELGYMAALRHGTVIEWYGQIVKEFPDEHQGKVVAISCGGGPFSVALLATGQIVPWGRADVVAMLDRAMPEAIRNRKASAVAAGVDDIVAIVDGAVHWWGDWEGRGHERVLFTPVAGERAVEIAAGIGYALIRTSKNRLVAWTKDPDDEPIRPPKALEAAQVTAVSAVARMAMALTESGEAFAWGFDGSGIRRGRAVAPPPGGWESPTEPGNVGIAAGYWAFLARPDGSALAWGYPSGSIWEEIDKVFPGPTVIQRNRYLCQKIGFEAPVQRLFGCRDACAMAIGPATDAEVTLQEGYAFPAKVQPGGDLGFSWRVDNAGPTKATGIEVTVELPDKVSLHPKYKEALDEKAIVKVGDNTYRFKAADLDPEEDGETVPLMTVVDKDASGKLTATATVTAANIADPAAPLDAWADVASEQDGGSKWDSSRDGALWGAILGALIAGLFVWLFRVLPGGGMGNPIRGMRKNRRNRRRKTKLTTLGLEGRSGTAPPKAGAQITMTWTVKNTGSNETRAPVSATITAPLGLTVKKAEATKGTATRLGRREVLYRPGSLGKGQSAEVKITAVVDDDPPAAIPVAGIATASNVVAPGLYTLNLRPRHVVKLRLPGGKATPAQVGVGEDVTFEWKLTNGGPSTARRPKLTVTVPKGLDKPTVTVNGTALAVTKKGKNQLTAELADIKAKGSMTLRMKGAVTKSATKDLTASAEVAAADADPSPVRAEATAAVRTTLGVDGRILGTVTAGGKATYLWTVRNTGAVEAEDIRLTMPLLPTAQATFSESAPTATAAGGKLTWKPGRLRPKRATSVIAVFDVDADQSGGKLGPVQAEATAGNAGQARSATKPTADIIERSVLGITGSTGTKVTIGQQATFTWAVGNTGVSVARKVTVDFDVPDTIDGMNLTTTKGKVADGTVTIDSLPPGEGNEATITLTGVLVAQDAGPVAVKADVKEDGKEDGKALTSGTSAVVAVSDAVVKVAPVDGNPESVTAGGSATLAWSTVLFGHGRPHGAAVRLGVPDGAQVTAITVNGHAVAVPAGERNPLVPVDVTPSAPITIKATYAVADDLAARDLTFTATPVWDGAPRDTPAVCETLTVERKAALGIGMRLSHPDPACAGGSVSLVWEISNEGPSSCAEVTLAVPVIDGFVPRGATVDAIPARITESQAPRAWLIPVGPLGGGSDALVVLNVDVAADAAVGPRAPKAVVTGKDPDACNEAPGQVKVVRETVEKAIVTSAPASCTAGDPVTYAWMLENDGPSVADVEFTVVVRGDKAAVTVPPDQVVGARVTRANAATTVTWKPDRPVAPGEAHPIAFNAFTDDIAGRITVTTGLVVNGRSDEKTTDQFHTTVISARAAAV; encoded by the coding sequence GTGAAGACCGTTCAGACCATGTATGCGATTCCCGGCCCGCGCGGCGAGCTCGACCTGGAGGCCGAGCAGCGCGACGAGGTACGTCCCCTGCGCACGGGGCGGGTCATGATGCGCGGGTGGGGCACGCTGTGGGTGCCCCGGGAGGTCACCCACGGCGGAGTCGAAACCGTTGTCCGAGGCGAGCTCGGGTACATGGCCGCGCTGCGGCACGGAACCGTGATCGAGTGGTACGGGCAGATCGTCAAGGAGTTTCCCGACGAGCACCAGGGGAAGGTGGTCGCGATCAGCTGCGGCGGCGGTCCCTTCTCCGTCGCTCTGCTCGCCACGGGGCAGATCGTGCCGTGGGGCCGAGCGGACGTCGTCGCCATGCTCGACCGGGCCATGCCCGAGGCGATCAGGAACCGCAAAGCGTCCGCTGTGGCCGCCGGGGTCGACGACATCGTGGCGATCGTCGACGGGGCCGTGCACTGGTGGGGTGACTGGGAGGGGCGCGGCCACGAGCGCGTGCTGTTCACACCGGTCGCCGGCGAACGCGCCGTCGAGATCGCCGCCGGGATCGGCTACGCCCTCATCCGCACCTCGAAGAACCGGCTCGTCGCCTGGACGAAGGACCCCGACGACGAGCCGATCCGGCCGCCGAAAGCGCTGGAGGCGGCGCAGGTGACGGCGGTATCGGCGGTCGCCCGGATGGCGATGGCGCTGACCGAGAGCGGGGAGGCGTTCGCGTGGGGTTTCGACGGTTCCGGGATCAGGCGGGGCCGGGCCGTCGCTCCTCCTCCCGGTGGTTGGGAGTCACCCACAGAGCCCGGGAACGTCGGAATCGCCGCAGGCTACTGGGCCTTCCTCGCCCGGCCGGACGGGTCCGCCCTGGCGTGGGGGTACCCCAGCGGCAGCATCTGGGAGGAGATCGACAAGGTCTTCCCGGGCCCGACCGTCATCCAGCGGAACCGCTACCTCTGCCAGAAGATCGGCTTCGAGGCGCCGGTGCAGCGGCTGTTCGGCTGCCGTGACGCCTGCGCGATGGCCATCGGCCCGGCGACCGATGCCGAGGTCACCCTGCAGGAGGGCTACGCGTTCCCGGCCAAGGTGCAGCCCGGCGGCGACCTGGGCTTCTCCTGGCGCGTGGACAACGCCGGACCGACCAAGGCCACCGGCATCGAGGTGACCGTGGAACTGCCCGACAAGGTCAGTCTGCACCCCAAGTACAAAGAGGCGCTGGACGAGAAGGCGATCGTCAAGGTCGGCGACAACACCTACCGGTTCAAGGCGGCCGACCTCGACCCCGAGGAGGACGGTGAGACCGTTCCCCTGATGACGGTGGTCGACAAGGACGCCTCGGGCAAGCTGACCGCGACCGCCACCGTCACCGCCGCCAATATCGCCGACCCGGCCGCTCCTCTGGACGCCTGGGCCGACGTCGCCTCCGAGCAGGACGGCGGCAGCAAGTGGGACTCCTCCAGGGACGGGGCCCTCTGGGGGGCGATCCTCGGCGCCCTGATCGCCGGACTGTTCGTGTGGCTCTTCCGCGTCCTCCCCGGTGGAGGGATGGGCAACCCGATTCGCGGCATGCGCAAGAACCGCCGCAACCGGCGGCGGAAGACCAAGCTGACCACTCTCGGTCTGGAGGGGCGGTCCGGCACCGCCCCGCCCAAGGCCGGTGCCCAGATCACCATGACCTGGACGGTGAAGAACACCGGGAGCAACGAGACCAGGGCCCCCGTCTCCGCGACCATCACCGCACCCCTGGGCCTCACCGTGAAGAAGGCCGAAGCGACCAAGGGAACGGCGACCAGACTCGGTCGGCGCGAGGTGCTCTACCGCCCGGGCTCCCTGGGCAAGGGCCAGAGCGCCGAGGTCAAGATCACGGCGGTGGTGGACGATGACCCGCCCGCCGCGATCCCTGTGGCCGGGATCGCCACCGCTTCCAACGTGGTCGCCCCCGGCCTCTACACGCTCAACCTGCGGCCCCGGCACGTGGTGAAACTGCGGCTGCCCGGCGGCAAGGCCACACCCGCCCAGGTCGGCGTCGGCGAAGACGTCACCTTCGAGTGGAAGCTCACCAACGGCGGGCCGTCCACTGCCCGGCGGCCCAAGCTCACCGTCACCGTGCCCAAGGGGCTCGACAAGCCGACCGTCACCGTGAACGGGACGGCCCTGGCGGTGACGAAGAAGGGGAAGAACCAGCTCACCGCCGAACTCGCCGACATCAAGGCGAAGGGCTCGATGACCCTCAGGATGAAGGGGGCGGTCACCAAGAGCGCGACCAAGGACCTCACCGCGTCCGCCGAGGTCGCCGCGGCCGACGCCGACCCCTCGCCGGTCCGGGCCGAGGCCACCGCGGCGGTACGGACCACGCTGGGCGTCGACGGCAGGATCCTCGGCACGGTCACCGCCGGAGGGAAGGCCACCTACCTCTGGACGGTGCGCAACACCGGTGCGGTCGAGGCGGAGGACATCCGGCTGACGATGCCGCTCCTGCCCACCGCGCAGGCGACGTTCTCCGAGTCCGCGCCCACGGCCACCGCCGCGGGCGGAAAACTGACCTGGAAGCCGGGCCGGCTCCGGCCCAAGCGGGCGACGAGCGTCATCGCCGTCTTCGACGTCGACGCCGACCAGAGCGGCGGAAAACTGGGACCCGTTCAGGCGGAGGCGACGGCCGGCAACGCCGGTCAGGCGCGATCGGCGACCAAGCCCACCGCCGACATCATCGAGCGGTCCGTACTGGGAATCACCGGATCCACCGGAACGAAGGTCACCATCGGGCAGCAGGCCACGTTCACCTGGGCCGTCGGCAACACCGGCGTCTCCGTGGCGCGCAAGGTCACGGTCGACTTCGACGTGCCCGACACGATCGACGGCATGAACCTGACCACCACTAAGGGGAAGGTGGCGGACGGCACGGTGACCATCGACTCGCTGCCGCCCGGCGAGGGGAACGAGGCCACGATCACCCTCACCGGGGTGCTCGTCGCGCAGGACGCCGGGCCGGTGGCGGTCAAGGCCGACGTCAAGGAGGACGGCAAGGAGGACGGCAAGGCGCTGACGAGCGGGACGTCGGCGGTCGTGGCCGTCTCGGACGCGGTCGTGAAGGTGGCCCCGGTCGACGGCAACCCGGAGTCGGTCACCGCCGGCGGTTCGGCCACCCTGGCCTGGTCGACCGTGCTCTTTGGGCACGGCCGGCCGCACGGTGCCGCCGTCCGGCTCGGCGTCCCGGACGGGGCGCAGGTCACCGCGATCACCGTGAACGGCCACGCGGTCGCCGTCCCGGCCGGGGAACGCAACCCCCTGGTGCCCGTCGATGTGACCCCGTCGGCCCCGATCACGATCAAGGCGACCTACGCGGTCGCCGACGACCTGGCGGCCCGCGATCTCACCTTCACCGCCACACCCGTCTGGGACGGCGCCCCGCGCGACACACCCGCGGTGTGTGAAACGCTGACCGTCGAGCGAAAGGCCGCCCTCGGGATCGGTATGCGGCTCTCCCACCCCGACCCGGCGTGCGCGGGCGGCAGCGTCAGCCTCGTGTGGGAGATCAGCAACGAAGGGCCGTCGAGCTGCGCCGAGGTGACGCTCGCGGTACCCGTCATCGACGGGTTCGTCCCGCGCGGCGCCACGGTCGACGCGATCCCCGCCAGGATCACCGAGAGTCAGGCCCCCCGGGCGTGGCTGATTCCCGTCGGGCCACTCGGTGGCGGATCGGACGCGCTGGTCGTGCTGAACGTGGATGTCGCGGCCGATGCAGCCGTAGGTCCGCGCGCCCCGAAGGCGGTGGTGACCGGGAAGGACCCCGATGCCTGCAACGAGGCGCCCGGGCAGGTGAAGGTGGTGCGGGAGACCGTCGAGAAGGCGATCGTCACCAGCGCGCCCGCATCCTGCACCGCGGGCGACCCGGTGACCTACGCCTGGATGCTGGAGAACGACGGTCCGTCGGTCGCCGACGTCGAGTTCACCGTCGTCGTCCGCGGTGACAAGGCCGCCGTGACGGTGCCGCCCGACCAGGTCGTCGGCGCCAGGGTGACCCGCGCGAACGCGGCCACCACCGTCACGTGGAAGCCCGATCGGCCGGTGGCGCCCGGGGAGGCCCACCCGATCGCCTTCAACGCGTTCACCGACGACATCGCCGGTCGGATCACCGTCACGACCGGCCTCGTCGTCAACGGCCGCAGCGACGAGAAGACCACGGACCAGTTCCACACGACGGTTATATCGGCGAGGGCCGCAGCGGTCTGA